A single Agrococcus sp. ARC_14 DNA region contains:
- a CDS encoding YaeQ family protein, translated as MASGATIHTFEVQLSDVDRGVYEQLTLKVAQHPSETVQFMTTRVLALCLEHEEGIAFGGGISGGDEPAVLVRDRTGALVAWIEVGAPDAERVHRGSMAAERTAVYTHRDPERVAARWSGKRIHRAEDVRLVWFDAGFVDAVAEAITRRTAMSVSVTEGELYLEVNGTTLSSSIHERRAG; from the coding sequence GGTGCAGCTCTCTGATGTCGACCGCGGGGTGTACGAGCAGCTGACGCTCAAGGTCGCGCAGCACCCCTCAGAGACCGTGCAGTTCATGACGACGCGGGTGCTCGCCCTGTGCCTCGAGCACGAGGAGGGCATCGCGTTCGGCGGCGGCATCTCCGGTGGCGACGAGCCCGCCGTGCTGGTGCGCGACCGCACCGGGGCGCTCGTCGCATGGATCGAGGTGGGCGCGCCCGATGCCGAGCGCGTGCACCGCGGCAGCATGGCAGCAGAGCGCACCGCCGTCTACACGCATCGCGATCCGGAGCGCGTCGCGGCACGGTGGTCGGGCAAGCGCATCCACCGCGCGGAGGACGTGCGGCTCGTCTGGTTCGATGCCGGATTCGTCGACGCGGTCGCCGAGGCCATCACACGGCGGACGGCGATGTCGGTGTCCGTGACGGAGGGTGAGCTCTACCTCGAGGTGAACGGCACGACACTCTCGTCGAGCATCCACGAGCGCCGCGCGGGCTGA